The Acipenser ruthenus chromosome 26, fAciRut3.2 maternal haplotype, whole genome shotgun sequence genomic sequence GTTGGGTTAGTGGTTAGAACTAtggttaccatgtgactccaAGTACacagggacagtttgggacagttcaagcttttcaactcgcaccgcaatgcattctggtaagtgtagtcttgctgtgaaaggtacctgagacaggtaataccagaatgcattggggtgtgagttgaaaagcctgcaCTGTCCCACACTGTCCTAGTGCACATGGGGTCACATGGTTACCCTAGTTAGAGCTGAGGGGATCGGCCGCATTGGGGGCTAGGGgtcagggaggcagtgtggcctagaggTTAGATCTGAATGACTGGGAAGACACTTTGAACTGTGTCCCCCGCCCGTCCAGCAGTTAAACCTCAGGATGCGTCCGTGTGGAGCTCACAGGAGTTTCCCTTCGGCAGATCTGAGTTTCCTGAGGGGTGTTTATCACCGTCTTGCGCCTCTTTTCCACTTCCTCTCTATGTTGTTGTTCATTTGTGCCCCACACACATCTGCCTGGTAGTTCAGTAGTTCAGTAGTAGTCGTGGCGTCTCTAATAGAAAAGAGCAATGAGTTCCACAATCTGGGGGCATTCTAACTACATGCAccttctcctctccttttcaatgTTACCTTTGGGAGGCACAAAAGGCCAGTTTAGTGCTTTATATGTAGGTCTTCAATGAAATCGATGACAGATAAGATTCAGATAGCAAGCATGCAGGGTTTAGCATGTATTGAGTACTTTATTTAACTAGAAATTCACAATTCAATTCAACCCTCTAAAAAACGCATGTGATTCAATTgtgtataataacaaaaaatacaataccgGCCAAATTCCTTCTGCGTTAGGTCTTGCTTTAATAAATTCGTCAATAACGTTTCACAAtagctattttaataaacaatgcaCAAAGGACTTGGGATTTCAATCACTTTTTATGACCTACCAGCCCAAAGCACAGGATTGCAATACCAGACTGAGAAGGAAATAACtcacagttttgtatttgtttttaattcgctGCCAGGATAGATTACTAGGATTGGATTTGGCATCGGCCCTGGTGTGGGACATGTTCTCCTGGGATTCCCTGGATCTTGAGTACTCTGGAAGGCTGAAGTTTACTCAAGCACAGTTACGTGTCTACCCAAGTGTTCTGTGCTTGTACTCTGATGGCTAGCTTATAGCTACTTCTCAACGCACCCATCCACTGTGTCAGGACTGAGTTCTAATTGCTTGAGGCGCATCTTCCATGGCAACCACCATCCCAGGATCTCAATCCAGTCGAGCAtgtgtgggatgaacttgaacggCGCATTTCTCATCCCGATCCTCTGCCTATCTCTCTGCACAAATTGCAAGAAGTGTTAATGAGCTTAATAATAATATCCCTTGAGGTGTCTTCCAGTTTATGCTGTGATCAGGACAAACGCTGACCCAATCTGACATGAGGTAGAGGTCCTGTTAATGGGAACTAAACCAATGCCAGGCAGGGTCACATTATTAGTTATTGAGCTGAAGTCCTTGCACGAGCTGTAAAGAGGTACCAAATGAAGTTAGTTGCACTTAAAACTGCTATTTCACAGTTTTTGCATAGATGCTGTTTAGATCTTTCTTTAAAGCTGATCCAATGTTCACGGATACATTGTTAAATAATACATGAATTAACATCAAAAAGAAGACTTCTTTTGTCTGTGGGCAGGTTATTAATTACCCTGAATAATCAGTGTACTATTCATAGCATCGCATTCCTGCATCCATTTCAAAGCGCCTGGCAGTGCCCAGCAAAGAGGCCAAGCAACAGGGTGGTTAATGAGTGACCAGGGGCTGGGGGTTTGGCAGCTCAAGGCTACGTCCAGCCGTCTGGAACCTGCGGGAGCAGGAAACGGTCAGCGGAGAAATATTTTAATGTCTAACTCTTTAACTGCTTTTACCTTTTCTATTAAATAAGATATGCATGCTGTCAGCTGCCTGGCAGTTAAAGAGTTAACTTCCAGCCTTCCCAGAGTTCTGAGTGATTGTTGTGTCACTGAGGTGCTGTGCAGCAGGTAGGGCTAACTCAggagagagcgggagagagagttatagagagagagagagttatagagagagagagagagagggagagagggggcacaCAGCAAAGGATGTGGTACTGAGCGTTTGAGCTGCCTGGGAGTCATACAGCACATTTTTCAAGACTGAAAACTGATGTTTCTCTTCTCCTCTGGGTAATGGACATGAGGTGGCTGTCATCTcttatttctgtgtttatttctgtGGCGGGCTGCAGCTGAGGGCTAGTACAGTAATATCTACAGGGGTTCAAATAGTCCCTCGGACATGGGTGTGCTGTCCAGGAAACTGGATATAATATAACTTTATAGTATAGTAATAGAAATACAATTTCAAAAATAATCTCTAGGTTATGTGAATGAGGCATTTAAACAAAGAGAAAGCTAAGGCACTTGGTGTGGCGGTCTGATCTTAACTGAACTTCATCAAGACCTGAGGACAACGTATTTGAAACCGTGGTAATATACTAGTTCTGTTTGCTGGTAGTAAAGTGCTGTTTCAGCTCAGAAAATTGTTTAACAGGCTTTTTTTACATATGTTTTCTACcactgaaaaaaatgaattttcTGAAGTGAGCAATTGTGTAGCTCTCCCCCCTCTGCAGCTGACTAATTGTAAAATCTCAATACAAACCGCTGTGTGCGTCTGTTCCAGAGAGCCGCTGGAGAGCGGGGATGTGAGAGGGGATGCGGGAGGTGAGTCCAGTGTCCTCGTAGCTGTCAGGTAAGCACGTAGAACACTTTTGCAGCTgcttatactttgcatttaccgcTGTACCGTAGCATacaactttgtattttattttttaatgtattgtaccTCAATGTTTCACCCTTGTTATGCTCCACTGCACTTTGTTATgcctttgcaaaaaaaaaggaagtccaaaaaataaaagctgtattCTTGAGGTAGTAATTTGTTTAATCAATAACTTGAAGAGGAATGGAATGCAGCGTTAAGTATGACGCTTCCAACAACAGGAGCCTTGCTGTATAATGTCTgtctcccctgtgtgtgtgtatgtgtgtcagggtGAGACCTCTTAACAGCACGGAGCGCAGTCAAGGGGACCAGGGAGTGCTGTACTGCCCTGGCCAGGGGACCATACTGGTGAGTGAGGCTGGCTTCGTCCTTGAAACAcgtcaaacacatttttttgtgtttaagttATCCCTTTTGGAGGGGAAGCTGGTGTTCTTCAGAGCACTGAATttgttttacaggtaagccagttTGTTTTTTCCTTGCAGGTGAACAATGGCGTGCAGGACCGGGCCTTCACCTTTGACGCGGTTTTCGAAGCCGGGAGTTCGCAGCACGAGATCTTCGAGCAGTGCGGGGTGAAGAGGCTCATCGACCTCGCCGCTGATGGGTAAAGCTGGCTGTCCGAAAACACGGTCTCGAACCCGGACCAAATATTAAAAAGAGCTAGGTCTGCCAGGGAAGCGCTTATTATTAATATCAGGGTTATTAGTATTCATTTCTTTCCCTTGCAGGTTCTCCTGCACAGTCTTTGGTTTCGGACAGACAGGATCTGGAAAGACTTACACAATAACGGGTCCACACTCCCTGGTGAGCAGCTTCTCAACCTGACCCCTATCCGGGCTGGTTTATCCACTCTGACACCTCTGTGTGGCTCCACAGCACCACCTGTTGGGAACCACTACCCATTACATTATTCCATGATCTGGGTGTTATTCCACTGCTGCTACACACCAGCCTTGTCCATTTTGTCCTCCAGTTCTCGGACGGTCTGAGGGAGCGCAGTTTCTACGGCCTGATGCAGAGATCGTTCGCCTATCTCCTGGACCGGGTGCAGGCTAAGGAGGGTGACTTCGTGCTCAGCGCCTCTTACCTGGAGATCTACAATGAGCAGGTACTTGGCTGATCACCAGTAAAGCGGGCTAAGCTGGTCTTGATCTGAGCTGGGTATGGGTGCCTAAGCTGAGTCAGTGAAAGCCCTGTGTTCTGTAAGAGGGGTTAATTGATGCTATATTGTGAAGCTGCATGCAACCCTGTTCTGACACCCTGAGAGGTACAGAGGAAGCTGCTTGGATTGGAAGTTTGTGGTGCAGTATTCCTTACGCTGCTAGCCAGGGACGTTCTCTTGATAATATCTTTTTGATCGGTGCTTTTTCACTGGGGCAGTGTGCTCTGGGGCTccagttgtgttgctgtgttctgcactcaccccctctctccctccctccctccctctcgctctctctccctgcctctccagGTACGTGACCTCTTGAACCCTGGCCTGACCGACTCGCTGACCGTCCGCTGGACCAAAAACACCGGCTTCTACGTGGAGAACCTGTCCAACGTGGAGTTCGAGAGCCTGGACGGCGTCATGGCACTGCTGGAGGGAGGTAaggcctgcctgcctgtctgtctctctgcctgtctctctgcctgcctgtcttcctcaccctctcccctcctccctcctctccctcaggtaTAGGGAGCAGACAGACCTCCTCTCACTCCCAGAATCAGCAGTCAAGCCGCAGCCACTCCATCTTCACCGTGTACATCGAGAGCGAGGCGGTGAGACAGAACAAGCATAGAACCTCacagctatctatctatctatctatctatctatctatctatctatctatctatctatctatctatctatatatctatatatctatatatatatatatatatatatatatatatatatatatatatatatatatagagagagagagagagagagagagagagagagagagagggagagagggagattgAACAAGCATAGAACCTCACAGCGCAAACAGCAGATACgcaacatctatctatctatctatctatctatctatctatctctctatctagagagatagacagatatacaTAGATATAGATCTATATAGATAGAAATAAAAATTAAGAATTTTTTTGGATATACACAAAAGTTTTCAAGAATTTTCaagaattctgtggatgatgtcatgcttatgtcagaatagaatgttcattccatgAAGTTCCTAGTTTGCAGATAAACTCGCGTTCCCTTTGTTTCCGAGCAGCATTTGAATGGAATGGAAATCTGCTAACCCTAGACACACAGTTTATCAGTGCCGTCTGAGTCTGTTTGCTTTGCACCGGCAGGCTCACCCTGATGGAAGAGGGGGGTATCTGGCCAGACACGGCAAGCTGTGCATGGTGGACCTGGCCGGGAGTGAGCGGGTGAAGGAGACGGGCTCCTCTGGGGAGCTGATGGAGGAGGCGGGCAACATCAACCGCAGCCTCCTCACCTTGGGTGGGTGCAAGAACCCCAGAGCCACCACCGTTACACTGCAGCTTAAAGAACTCAACACACAATCTGCCTTCTTAATGGCTTTCAAATAAACATAGGCAACACATTAAACAGAGGCAGATCCGCCACGGTATAGGTTATCACTgcataaaaaaaagtgttgtcaTTTATAAGGTAGATCATCATTAATTAATGTGATCAAATTTGTACTCCTTGGTTTTTCTAACATAGTCATTCAAGCATGAAATAACAGAAAACAtactgctgtattgtattgtcagATCCTAAGTCTGATCCTGTCCTGTCTCAATGCACTGCATTTGTTCTGATAGCCCATATCTTTTGGGATATCAAGGTGCACTGCTTGAAGGAAGACAATGACAACATCAAAGGGACGGGGAACCCAATTTGTAATTTTACTAAGCAGATGATTCTATTAACCAGTGATTCCGTTAAGCATTTTACATTGAAAATCGCACGCCAGATGTATTGCTATTCGCTATAGCTTGTGCTTCCCATCTCTCCTTGCACAGGGAACTGCATCTCGGCCCTCGTGGACCCCCGCAAAAGGGAGGGGCACATCCCGTACCGGGACAGCAAGCTCACCAAGCTGCTAGCTGATTCGCTGGGAGGGTCCGGGGTCACGCTCATGGTAAGCTGGACTATCAGCATTGCCATTGGCTGGAGTTCAAAGTAATGTTGTACCAGTCCTGAAATGTATGTTAATATACTCTTTTTTTGTcaaatacaaattaatttgtaTAAAACGTGTccgaaaaatgaaaaaaatacattccaTATTGTTACTGCTAGTGAAGCGGCCGGTCAGCTATATTGATATCCCGCCTTTTTGTGGCCAGATTGCCTGCATCTCCCCGGCAACCATGAACCTGCAGGAGACCATGAACACGCTACGGTACGCCAGCAGGGCCAAAAGGATCAAGAACAGACCCGTGGCTAAACGGGTAAGGAACCTCAAAGATAGCGAAGAAAACACCTAATATAAATTACTTTTAATCATGTCAATAACTAAACCCTGACAGACTTTACTGATGATGCAATTGACCTCAGGAAGCACAACAGGATATATCAAAGTTATGTGGGCACCAAATACATTTTTGCCAAGAATGTATTGACTGAATTATTTCACTGTGCTGACGTTCTTTAACATCCTTCACTGCTGAGAGAGTCTTGCACAGGGCTCTCCTCAGTTTCCCAGGATTCTTTGCTGTCATCCCAGGACTCGAAAGAGAGGCGGGTGATCAGCCTGGAGAGAGAAATCAAGTTCCTGCGGATGGAGAACCTGTTTCTACGGCAACGGCTTCAACTTCCTGTGGTCAGCAGGAAGCACTGGCCGGAAAACGGAGAAAGTGGCAGCAGTAGgtctttgttgttgttctttacTGTGTCGTTGCCTGCAATGCTCTTTACTGTTTATATCTGAAACTAAATTCCCTGTCGCAGGTGAGTTTTGAGTAAATAAGTAGGATCTGTTGATGAACGGTTTTGTTGTTTTCTGGTTCTGTTGAGGGTAACACTCTGATCCCCCTCCCCAGCCTGCAGCAGCGAGCACGGGGGAGTGGAGCCGGCCGAGCCCCTGAAGAAAGTCCCTCCCTTCCCCAAGCACAGCCTGTACGACCTGCTGCAGGAGTTCATGAGGGAGAACGACGCCCTGAGGTGAGAACATGAGGGGGCTTGTCTTAATGATCCAGCTACCCATCCTAATACTACACCACTCTCCTGAGAACATGAGGGGGCTTGTCTTAATGATCCAGCTACCCATCCTAATACTACACCACTCTCCTGAGAACATGAGGGGGCTTGTCTTAATGATCCAGCTACCCATCCTAATACTACACCACTCTCCTGAGAACATGAGGGGGCTTGTCTTAATGATCCAGCTACCCATCCTAATACTACACCACTCTCCTGAGAACACGAGGGGGCTTGTCTTAATGATCCAGCTACCCATCCTAATACTACACCACTCTCCTGAGAACACGAGGGGGGCTTGTCTTAATGATCCAGCTACCCATCCTAATACTACACCACTCTCCTGAGAACACGAGGGGGCTTGTCTTAATGATCCAGCTACCCATCCTAATACTACACCACTCTCCTGAGAACAGGAGGGGGCTTGTCTTAATGATCCAGCTACCCATCCTGATACTACACCACTCTCCTGAGAACATGAGGGGGCTTGTCTTAATGATCCAGCTACCCATCCTAATACTACACCACTCTCCTGAGAACATGAGGGGGCTTGTCTTAATGATCCAGCTACCCATCCTAATACTACACCACTCTCCTGAGAACATGAGGGGGCTTGTCTTAATGATCCAGCTACCCATCCTAATACTACACCACTCTCCTGAGAACATGAGGGGGCTTGTCTTAATGATCCAGCTACCCATCCTAATACTACACCACTCTCCTGAGAACACGAGGGGGCTTGTCTTAATGATCCCGCTACCCATCCTAATACTACACCACTCTCCTGAGAACACGAGGGGGCTTGTCTTAATGATCCAGCTACCCATCCTAATACTACACCACTCTCCTGAGAACACGAGGGGGCTTGTCTTAATGATCCAGCTACCCATCCTAATACTACACCACTCTCCTGAGAACATGAGGGGGCTTGTCTTAATGATCCAGCTACCCATCCTAATACTACACCACTCTCCTGAGAACATGAGGGGGCTTGTCTTAATGATCCAGCTACCCATCCTAATACTACACCACTCTCCTGAGAACATGAGGGGGCTTGTCTTAATGATCCAGCTACCCATCCTAATACTACACCATTCTCCTGAGAACATGAGGGGGCTTGTCTTAATGATCCAGCTACCCATCCTAATACTACACCACTCTCCTGAGAACATGAGGGGGCTTGTCTTAATGATCCAGCTACCCATCCTAATACTACACCACTCTCCTGAGAACATGAGGGGGCTTGTCTTAATGATCCAGCTACCCATCCTAATACTACACCACTCTCCTGAGAACACGAGGGGGCTTGTCTTAATGATCCAGCTACCCATCCTAATACTACACCACTCTCCTGAGATGacgatggtgatgatgatgatgatgacgatgacggtgatgatgatgatggtgatgatgatgatgatgatgatgattatggtgatgatgacgatgacgatggtgatggtgatgataatgatgattatggtgatgatcatgatgatgataatgacgTTGATGATGATGCTGTAACCCGCTACGTGTCTCTGCACAGGCAGGAGAGGAGCGCTCTGCTCAGCAGTCTGGAGAGCTCCAGACAGACAAGGAAGATGCTGTCGCAGGAGAACGGGAGGCTGATGCGCAAACTGGAGGACCTCGAGAGGTAGGAGAGATGAGATTCCTGCAGTGCCCCGCGGTACAAGCACGGTATTGTGGGAGCTCTTCCTCAGGCTTTTCTTTCCCTCTGCAGGGTGATCTCTTCCTCCCCACTGACCAGCAGCACCCAATCAGGCCACTCCACTGAGAGCATGAGCAGCTGCAGCAGTGGCCAGTGCCCCCACTTCTCCTCCCCTCTGCACAGACATGTAAGTTGGATTAGAAGTTTGGCTGACCCCATCTCTTATGGTACCAGACTTTGGTCCAGCAATGGAACTGCTAAGTTATACCAAGAAATATATCTGTCCATCACCGTAAGCTGTGTGGAGGTGTAGTTAAGTGTAGTTAAGCACGTGCAACCATGGTAACACAATTGCAAATAGAAGGAAAAGCATGGCAAGCTGCACAACTACTGTTAACTTTCAAATAGGATCTATGTGTCTTTCAGAAGCAGGTTGCAGTCTATCCCTGTCACCCTGGCCATCACTGCCATGGCTGTGCCTCTGACAGCTCTTTACAGGTACTGCCTTACAGCTACAATTTGATTAGGGTGAAGGATTCCATTCTATCAATGCTTTCCTGTTGGACACAGGCCTTATACCCCGCGGAATGGTACGCCAGGCCCCGCCCCTTTGTGTCTGTGGAAGACCCCGCCCCTCTGATTCCCCTCCCACATGATCAACTAGACCCGCCCAGGGGAGGGGCTAGCCTGACCGACCAGCACAGACAGGTGTGTATAGGAGATTGTAGTCACTGAATAGAGCAACAGGCGCGCCCCTACTTCCAGCAGTAGAATGTTATAAATGCATAGTTCAGGAACCTATAACAGAAATTAATAATGAGATTGCCATATGATTTTTTAGGTAACCTTGATAACTTAATGTAAGATGCAAgatcttaaatatgtaaaaatgtgtgcATGGTGTATACTATACCTTTTAAGTAAAGATTACGAAAACATCACAATCACAAGTATAAGTGTATTGGCGCCACCTGCTGGATCACAGCAGTAAATACACAGTGCCCCTCTCTGCTATTCCTgctgtcttgttttgtgtttgtcctgCGGGATCAGTCTTCTGGTCTCTTGCTCCAGGTCGAACTGCCACCAATTGAATTCTTCATCCACGAAAACAAAGCAAAGCACCCTCCTGATCCCCAGGGCAGCTTGCAGCAGCCCCAGCCTGCATTGAATCAACAGAAGAGTGTGGACCCCATCCTGCCCCGGAGGAAAAAGTAAGCGCTTACTTCAATTCTTTGATCACTTGTGTAGTGAAACCTTCAGTGCTGAAGAAatgtgcaaaacaaataaataaataaatacagtgttaAACAGGGACTAAAACCCAGTCATACTGCACTGCACTACTCTTTTGTCTAAGGGATGGGTCACGGCGCATTGTGATGACAGTGTTCTTTTCTGTACCCCTCTGCTAAGGAGCCAGGCAACGAGTGGCAGCTACGCAAACCGCTTTCAGCTCATGAAGGAGACTCGCACCCAGCCAGGCAGCACCCCTCCCCAGAGATCACAGGACAGGGTGCTGCCCTCAGCCCCTCCGCTCCCCAGCCCCCCTCACCTGGAGACGGCAGTGCTACAGCCCAGGCGCGGCAGGGTGAAAGGTATGGGGCAGCAGCAGCTTACATCCAGTACTGGAGAGGGCAGGAGTGTGGACAGCGTGCCTGCATTAAACAGAActgcactgcagtaaaaatgcaATCCCTTTTAGATGAATCTTTTCACATACCAGCACTGTTGCTGTCTACCCAGAATCAAACTGCAGTCAGCATGCTTTTGTAGTTACAGTGTGTTAAAAGGGACCAGTGTGCAGTATTTGGCTTGTTTCAATCATTAATAGAAATGATTTACGTATTTTATAAGGGCTTTACC encodes the following:
- the LOC117963273 gene encoding kinesin-like protein KIF12 encodes the protein MFLFSSGEPLESGDVRGDAGGESSVLVAVRVRPLNSTERSQGDQGVLYCPGQGTILVNNGVQDRAFTFDAVFEAGSSQHEIFEQCGVKRLIDLAADGFSCTVFGFGQTGSGKTYTITGPHSLFSDGLRERSFYGLMQRSFAYLLDRVQAKEGDFVLSASYLEIYNEQVRDLLNPGLTDSLTVRWTKNTGFYVENLSNVEFESLDGVMALLEGGIGSRQTSSHSQNQQSSRSHSIFTVYIESEAAHPDGRGGYLARHGKLCMVDLAGSERVKETGSSGELMEEAGNINRSLLTLGNCISALVDPRKREGHIPYRDSKLTKLLADSLGGSGVTLMIACISPATMNLQETMNTLRYASRAKRIKNRPVAKRDSKERRVISLEREIKFLRMENLFLRQRLQLPVVSRKHWPENGESGSTCSSEHGGVEPAEPLKKVPPFPKHSLYDLLQEFMRENDALRQERSALLSSLESSRQTRKMLSQENGRLMRKLEDLERVISSSPLTSSTQSGHSTESMSSCSSGQCPHFSSPLHRHKQVAVYPCHPGHHCHGCASDSSLQALYPAEWYARPRPFVSVEDPAPLIPLPHDQLDPPRGGASLTDQHRQSSGLLLQVELPPIEFFIHENKAKHPPDPQGSLQQPQPALNQQKSVDPILPRRKKSQATSGSYANRFQLMKETRTQPGSTPPQRSQDRVLPSAPPLPSPPHLETAVLQPRRGRVKAEPSLPRQEELRAQVKKEHPRHMTREHERHGNAERRQPDRTKHPS